One stretch of Nocardia fluminea DNA includes these proteins:
- a CDS encoding SDR family oxidoreductase — MPRFEPHPDRRPVLIAGASSGIGAATAVALAALGHPVTLGARRVELCEELAGKIRADGGEAYAHRLDVTDAASVDEFVTAAERAHGPTEILVSGAGDIEFSLVGEMDPERFLFQVQVHLVGAQRLIHRVLPGMTARRRGDLAVISSDCADHPRPRSGAYSAAKNGLEAMVGQLRMELEGSGIRASLVRPGPTLTGMGMDSTPEIVGPVLRDWKDWGLARHPYMLRPHHLADAVATVVSLPRGVHMVLVEVQPEAPLRPVPDGGES, encoded by the coding sequence GTGCCCAGATTCGAACCCCATCCCGACCGCAGACCCGTGCTGATAGCGGGTGCTTCTTCCGGCATCGGCGCCGCGACCGCCGTCGCGCTGGCCGCGCTCGGCCATCCGGTGACGTTGGGCGCGCGCCGGGTGGAGCTGTGTGAGGAACTCGCAGGCAAGATCCGTGCCGACGGCGGCGAAGCGTACGCCCACCGGCTCGACGTCACCGACGCCGCTTCCGTCGACGAGTTCGTGACGGCGGCCGAACGCGCGCACGGCCCCACCGAGATCCTCGTCTCCGGTGCCGGCGATATCGAATTCTCCCTGGTGGGCGAGATGGATCCGGAACGCTTCCTGTTCCAGGTGCAGGTCCACCTCGTCGGCGCCCAACGCCTCATCCACCGGGTGCTGCCCGGAATGACAGCGCGGCGGCGCGGCGATCTCGCCGTGATCAGCTCCGACTGCGCCGACCACCCGCGGCCGCGCTCGGGCGCCTACAGCGCCGCGAAGAACGGCCTCGAAGCGATGGTCGGCCAGCTGCGCATGGAATTGGAAGGCAGCGGCATTCGCGCGTCGCTGGTACGGCCCGGCCCGACCCTGACCGGAATGGGCATGGATTCGACCCCCGAGATCGTCGGGCCGGTGCTGCGGGACTGGAAGGACTGGGGTTTGGCCCGTCACCCCTACATGCTGCGACCGCACCACCTCGCCGATGCGGTGGCGACGGTGGTCTCCCTCCCGCGCGGCGTCCACATGGTGCTGGTCGAGGTACAGCCCGAAGCGCCGTTGCGGCCGGTGCCGGATGGAGGCGAGTCATGA
- a CDS encoding MlaD family protein produces MPAYALPGTEVGPLRARVLGTLAVVLTLLGVLVWRVVPDSEPADQIRVALLVGEVGEGVGEGTDVRLDGVRVGSVAAIDFAGRSRQRIDLTLSGSQLFGLTNALTVDYAPGNLFGISAIELHSTAGGAELVDGSTVDLTDRDADRVHDATLSALLKSTGQLTDEVLTPKLVELLSTISRDLTAFTPLMQAIGTTARSYAETRQLPPSMLFEQFGSALTGLPPMLTGGLTLLNAEYTNKYLAVPDQLQRFGQMFEGIQYQLLPTVTRLLSTSRQYFGGILPMISLVLDRLSASVSTPQRSGEQLSELLTRLDAAFRDTPDGPVLEAAVELDVVPGLAAPLASILGGVR; encoded by the coding sequence ATGCCTGCCTATGCTCTGCCGGGTACCGAAGTCGGGCCACTGCGTGCCCGCGTACTCGGCACCCTCGCCGTCGTGCTCACGCTGCTCGGCGTGCTCGTCTGGCGGGTGGTGCCCGACAGCGAGCCCGCCGACCAGATCCGCGTCGCACTGCTGGTCGGCGAAGTCGGCGAGGGCGTCGGGGAGGGGACCGACGTCCGGCTCGACGGGGTGCGCGTCGGCTCGGTCGCCGCGATCGACTTCGCGGGCCGCAGCAGGCAGCGCATCGACCTGACGTTGAGCGGGTCTCAGCTGTTCGGTCTGACGAACGCCCTGACCGTCGACTACGCGCCGGGAAACCTCTTCGGCATCAGCGCCATCGAGCTGCACTCGACGGCGGGCGGCGCCGAGTTGGTCGACGGCTCGACTGTCGACCTGACCGATCGCGACGCTGACCGAGTCCACGACGCCACGCTCTCGGCCTTGCTGAAATCGACGGGACAGCTCACCGACGAGGTGCTGACACCGAAGCTCGTCGAACTGCTCAGCACGATCTCGCGCGACCTCACGGCCTTCACACCCTTGATGCAGGCGATCGGCACGACCGCCCGCTCCTATGCCGAGACCCGACAGCTTCCGCCGTCGATGCTGTTCGAGCAGTTCGGTTCGGCGCTGACCGGGCTACCGCCGATGCTGACCGGCGGGCTGACGCTGCTGAACGCGGAGTACACGAACAAATACCTGGCGGTACCCGACCAACTCCAGCGCTTCGGTCAGATGTTCGAAGGCATCCAATATCAATTGCTGCCCACGGTCACTCGACTGCTCAGCACCTCCCGACAGTATTTCGGTGGAATCCTGCCCATGATCAGCCTTGTCCTCGACCGGCTTTCCGCGTCGGTCAGCACCCCGCAACGTTCGGGAGAGCAGCTGAGTGAACTGCTCACTCGCCTCGACGCCGCCTTCCGCGACACACCCGACGGTCCCGTGCTCGAAGCCGCGGTCGAACTCGACGTGGTGCCCGGTCTGGCGGCGCCGCTGGCCTCGATACTCGGGGGCGTGCGCTGA
- the ligA gene encoding NAD-dependent DNA ligase LigA, which translates to METGERIQELADRMVALRDAYYQGAPLVADAEFDAIEDELRALIEAHPDLTPDPNPLEQVGAPAVLHAPVRHSRPMLSLEKATKPEQVEAFFGRFPGQPVVVMPKLDGLSLALVFENGRLARAVTRGDGTTGDDVTPLVRALVDGVPERIDLPGRVEVRGEAVMLRSTFLAYNTAHPDKPLINPRNAAAGTLRAKDPATVSERRLQFFGFDLDTAADDAAHDLGEGLRAIGVAGARMRLCADAAQAQAAITEIEQGRNDLDYDIDGAVLRLADRDAYAAAGTRSNSPRGALAFKFAAEEKTTLLRQVIWDVGKTGKIVPVAWLEPVFVGGTTVTKATLANQEVIRARDIKVGDTVLVRRAGDVIPFVAGVLDAAKRTGEELEIISPTECPSCAQPVTEQGNSRELFCTNVACPAQTVRRLIHWASRAAADIDAIGGVWIERLAEAGILESPSDFYTLTKERLLEFDRIGEVSAARMIDSIDASRQVGLRRALIGLAIPMASDGTAARLARSGFGSLEEVADAGEERLVAVEDIGPKVAASLVAHLTRLRPELDRLRALGVCLDVREEDLPPVIAAGAPLEGKTVVITGAISDPRSGEKVARPTFQRLCEQAGATAASSVSANTDMLITGAGVGDSKLAKAEKLGVEVVDQGEIWKLLIDAKII; encoded by the coding sequence GTGGAAACAGGGGAACGCATCCAAGAACTCGCTGACCGGATGGTGGCGCTGCGCGACGCCTACTACCAGGGAGCGCCGCTGGTCGCCGATGCGGAATTCGACGCGATCGAAGACGAGCTGCGCGCGCTGATCGAGGCGCACCCCGATCTCACCCCGGACCCGAATCCGCTCGAGCAGGTCGGTGCGCCCGCGGTGCTGCACGCGCCGGTTCGGCACTCGCGTCCGATGCTGTCGCTGGAGAAGGCGACCAAGCCCGAGCAGGTCGAGGCGTTCTTCGGCCGGTTCCCCGGTCAGCCGGTGGTCGTGATGCCCAAGCTCGACGGCTTGTCGCTGGCTCTCGTGTTCGAGAACGGGCGCCTGGCGCGTGCCGTCACCCGCGGCGACGGCACCACCGGCGACGACGTGACGCCACTGGTGCGCGCCCTCGTCGACGGGGTCCCCGAGCGGATCGACCTGCCGGGCCGGGTCGAGGTGCGTGGTGAGGCCGTGATGTTGCGTTCGACCTTCCTCGCCTACAACACCGCGCACCCGGACAAGCCGCTGATCAATCCGCGCAACGCCGCGGCGGGCACCCTGCGCGCCAAAGACCCGGCGACCGTGTCGGAACGGCGCCTGCAATTCTTCGGTTTCGACCTGGACACCGCCGCCGACGACGCCGCGCACGACCTGGGGGAAGGGCTGCGCGCGATCGGGGTCGCCGGTGCGCGGATGCGGCTGTGCGCCGACGCCGCGCAGGCGCAGGCGGCGATCACCGAGATCGAGCAGGGGCGCAACGACCTCGACTACGACATCGACGGCGCCGTCTTACGGCTGGCCGATCGTGATGCCTACGCGGCGGCAGGCACCCGCTCGAACTCACCGCGCGGTGCGCTGGCGTTCAAGTTCGCCGCCGAGGAGAAGACCACGCTGCTGCGCCAGGTGATCTGGGATGTCGGCAAGACGGGCAAGATCGTCCCCGTCGCGTGGCTCGAACCGGTGTTCGTCGGCGGCACGACGGTCACGAAGGCGACGCTGGCGAACCAAGAGGTGATCCGCGCCCGGGACATCAAGGTCGGTGACACGGTGCTGGTGCGCCGCGCCGGTGATGTCATCCCGTTCGTGGCCGGGGTACTCGATGCCGCCAAACGCACGGGCGAAGAGCTCGAGATCATCTCGCCCACCGAGTGTCCCTCGTGCGCTCAGCCGGTGACCGAACAGGGCAACAGCCGAGAACTGTTCTGCACCAACGTCGCCTGTCCCGCGCAAACAGTGCGCAGGCTGATCCACTGGGCCTCCCGCGCGGCGGCCGACATCGACGCCATCGGTGGGGTGTGGATCGAACGCCTCGCCGAGGCGGGCATTCTCGAAAGCCCCTCGGACTTCTACACCTTGACCAAGGAGCGGCTGCTCGAATTCGACCGCATCGGTGAGGTGTCCGCCGCGCGGATGATCGATTCGATCGACGCCAGCCGCCAGGTCGGCCTGCGCCGCGCCCTGATCGGCCTGGCCATCCCGATGGCCTCCGACGGCACCGCCGCGCGCCTGGCCCGGTCGGGTTTCGGCTCCCTGGAGGAGGTCGCCGACGCGGGCGAGGAACGACTCGTGGCGGTGGAGGACATCGGCCCGAAGGTCGCCGCCTCCCTGGTCGCGCATCTCACGCGGTTGCGCCCGGAACTGGACCGGCTGCGCGCACTCGGTGTCTGCCTGGACGTACGCGAAGAGGACCTGCCGCCGGTCATCGCGGCAGGCGCACCCCTCGAAGGCAAAACCGTGGTGATCACCGGTGCGATCAGTGACCCACGCTCCGGCGAGAAGGTGGCCCGCCCGACGTTCCAGCGCCTGTGCGAGCAGGCGGGCGCGACCGCGGCCTCCTCGGTCTCGGCGAACACCGACATGCTCATCACCGGCGCGGGCGTCGGTGACAGCAAGCTGGCCAAGGCCGAGAAGCTCGGCGTCGAGGTCGTCGACCAGGGCGAGATCTGGAAACTACTGATCGACGCCAAGATCATCTGA
- a CDS encoding ferredoxin, translated as MRIVVDLDLCQGHGVCQDEAPAVFTVPKRGLVEIVDATPGDAERAAVEAAIRYCPTQALSIADSGESEGTR; from the coding sequence ATGAGAATCGTGGTCGATCTGGACCTGTGCCAGGGACACGGGGTCTGCCAGGACGAGGCGCCCGCGGTCTTCACCGTGCCCAAACGCGGCCTGGTCGAGATCGTGGATGCCACCCCGGGCGACGCCGAACGCGCGGCCGTCGAGGCCGCGATCCGCTACTGCCCCACCCAAGCTCTGTCGATCGCCGACAGCGGCGAGTCGGAGGGCACCCGATGA
- a CDS encoding acyl-CoA synthetase: MANNFADLFEHSVDAMPDRIALIQRDRRVTFQELDIRANRLADRLAASGVGHGTHVGFQMHNSIETMETLLACFKLAAVPININYRYGPTELAYVYGNADLEVLIYHACYGKTVRAALEVTPTVRQAICVDDDRETGVPGTGVVLYEQLVEAGRPTRPSVTRTADDLFMMYTGGTTGMPKGVMWRQEDMWRVLGGGVDFYSGEPVRDEYQQSATGAQGVPAIWFVLPPLIHAAAMMPTFNALWSGNTVLFEPRFDPARVWQSVATHKPHVMVITGDAMARPLIDSYIEEPVDASSLLVIASGAALLSQPVKNALLEQFPTSMVSDSIGSSETGFGGIGFAQKDDDPARGPRVQTGRGAVVVDEDGRPVAPGEEGWLAKTGAVPLGYYNDPERTARLFKTVDGARIVVTDDRARAESDGSITLIGRGNMVINTGGEKVFPEEVEAVVKSHDAIYDAVVIGVPHERWGQQVAAIISIAPDRTLDFDAVRTHLRPHLAGYKIPKRIWVADTISRSPSGKPDYRWAKDFVTDRAPDHQSE; the protein is encoded by the coding sequence ATGGCCAACAACTTCGCCGACCTTTTCGAACACTCCGTCGACGCCATGCCCGATCGGATCGCGCTCATTCAGCGCGATCGTCGAGTGACCTTCCAGGAGCTCGATATCCGGGCCAACCGGCTCGCCGACCGGTTGGCCGCATCGGGCGTCGGCCACGGCACGCACGTCGGCTTCCAGATGCACAACAGCATCGAGACCATGGAGACGTTGCTCGCCTGCTTCAAGCTGGCAGCCGTCCCGATCAACATCAACTACCGGTACGGCCCCACCGAGCTGGCCTACGTCTACGGCAACGCCGACCTCGAGGTGCTGATCTACCACGCCTGTTACGGCAAGACCGTCCGTGCGGCCCTCGAGGTCACCCCGACTGTGCGCCAGGCGATCTGTGTGGACGACGACCGTGAAACCGGGGTACCGGGGACGGGAGTGGTGCTCTACGAGCAATTGGTCGAGGCGGGAAGACCGACCCGTCCCTCGGTGACTCGCACCGCGGACGACCTGTTCATGATGTACACCGGCGGCACCACCGGCATGCCGAAAGGCGTCATGTGGCGTCAGGAGGACATGTGGCGTGTGCTCGGTGGCGGCGTCGACTTCTACAGCGGTGAACCGGTGCGCGACGAATACCAGCAGTCCGCGACGGGCGCGCAGGGCGTGCCCGCCATCTGGTTCGTGCTGCCACCGCTGATCCACGCCGCGGCGATGATGCCGACGTTCAACGCGCTCTGGTCGGGCAATACCGTGCTGTTCGAACCGCGCTTCGACCCGGCGCGGGTGTGGCAGTCCGTGGCCACGCACAAGCCCCACGTCATGGTCATCACCGGCGACGCGATGGCTCGCCCGCTCATCGACTCCTACATCGAAGAACCGGTGGACGCCTCCTCGCTGCTCGTCATCGCCTCCGGGGCCGCGCTGTTGTCCCAGCCGGTGAAGAACGCACTGCTGGAGCAGTTTCCGACGTCGATGGTGTCGGACTCGATCGGCTCGTCCGAAACCGGTTTCGGCGGTATCGGTTTCGCGCAGAAGGACGACGATCCGGCCCGCGGCCCGCGCGTGCAGACCGGGCGCGGAGCGGTGGTAGTCGACGAGGACGGGCGGCCCGTCGCCCCCGGCGAGGAGGGCTGGCTGGCCAAGACCGGCGCGGTCCCGCTCGGCTACTACAACGACCCCGAGCGCACCGCTCGGCTGTTCAAGACGGTGGACGGTGCCCGCATCGTGGTCACCGACGACCGTGCCCGGGCCGAGTCCGACGGCTCCATCACCCTGATCGGCCGCGGCAACATGGTGATCAACACCGGCGGCGAGAAGGTCTTCCCCGAAGAGGTCGAGGCTGTCGTGAAATCCCACGACGCGATCTACGACGCGGTGGTCATCGGCGTCCCGCACGAACGGTGGGGCCAGCAGGTCGCCGCGATCATCTCGATCGCCCCCGACCGAACCCTGGACTTCGATGCGGTGCGCACCCACCTGCGCCCGCACCTCGCCGGGTACAAGATCCCCAAACGCATCTGGGTAGCGGACACGATCTCCCGCTCGCCCAGCGGCAAACCCGATTATCGCTGGGCGAAGGACTTCGTCACCGACCGTGCCCCTGACCATCAGTCCGAGTGA
- a CDS encoding MlaD family protein: protein MTTRSLLLRVATAVLLMGVVLVGVLRVIERPIDGETDTYTALFTDANGLRGGDDVRLYGVQVGKVRAVELDGALARVTFIVSRDRPVFTNTVIAIRYQNLTGFRYLDIEQPEQPAGPRDPASVFGTAETVPDFDITRLFKGLQPVLAELSPDDLNQFATSILAVVQGDGTGVGRALGAIDKLSRYASDRQAVLSALASNLAQVADHLGGKSGNAMTLLTNLTNLFITITDKLPGLVDFAIGIPGVLQPLRSMLAVFGVTGEPGGHFDVALRRAFPDPYDAVAAFESIPGLIQAMTQAIPPTGPDLTCSNGDATAPQPLQVLIAGQGIVLCRR from the coding sequence ATGACGACACGTTCGCTGCTGCTGCGCGTGGCCACCGCGGTCCTGCTGATGGGTGTGGTGCTGGTGGGCGTCCTGCGCGTGATCGAACGGCCGATCGACGGCGAAACCGACACCTACACAGCGCTGTTCACCGACGCGAACGGATTGCGCGGTGGCGACGACGTGCGCCTCTACGGCGTCCAGGTCGGCAAGGTACGTGCGGTCGAGCTCGACGGCGCGCTCGCTCGCGTGACCTTCATCGTCAGCAGGGATCGGCCGGTGTTCACCAACACCGTGATCGCCATCCGGTACCAGAACCTGACCGGCTTCCGCTATCTGGACATCGAGCAGCCCGAACAGCCTGCGGGCCCGCGGGATCCGGCATCGGTCTTCGGCACCGCGGAGACCGTGCCCGACTTCGACATCACGCGACTGTTCAAAGGACTACAGCCGGTGCTGGCCGAACTCTCGCCCGACGATCTCAATCAGTTCGCGACCAGCATTCTCGCGGTGGTCCAGGGTGACGGGACGGGTGTCGGGCGGGCGCTGGGCGCCATCGACAAGCTCAGCCGTTACGCCTCCGATCGGCAAGCGGTGCTGTCGGCGCTGGCGAGCAACCTGGCCCAGGTGGCCGATCATCTCGGCGGAAAGTCGGGCAACGCGATGACCCTGCTGACCAATCTGACCAACCTGTTCATCACCATCACCGACAAACTTCCCGGACTCGTCGACTTCGCGATCGGAATACCCGGTGTCCTGCAACCGCTTCGGAGCATGCTGGCCGTCTTCGGGGTCACGGGGGAACCCGGCGGACACTTCGATGTAGCGCTGCGAAGGGCCTTCCCCGATCCGTACGACGCGGTGGCCGCCTTCGAGAGCATCCCCGGCCTCATCCAGGCGATGACACAGGCGATTCCGCCCACCGGCCCCGACCTCACCTGTTCGAACGGTGATGCGACGGCACCCCAGCCGCTGCAAGTTCTCATCGCGGGACAGGGGATCGTGCTGTGTCGCCGATAG
- a CDS encoding MlaD family protein, whose translation MSPIARGRAADPRAGELRWGIAGMCAAVLLLVAIGAVYVTGTSTEHTYSAEMSQAGSVRTGDDVRLAGIPVGKVTALTLLPDRVRMEFTVADDAFLGDQTTLDIRMLTFVGGYYVAVLPAGTKPLGTTVIPMERVIVPYNLTKAFQDAVEPVRRIDGTVFRQDLAALSTAIDKSPEAVRSTVRAAGDVVAILDEQNADISRALSIADEYLTALDANVDVLADLIITLGTLEQIIQTNKVQVAESLYDLAVILQDLTPLGRAWDASIKERAQPLADTIPALEELGGRLGTLLDSVRALQQRLLPLMQAGGGVGIDQSGATIQLPAVCVPLPGGGC comes from the coding sequence GTGTCGCCGATAGCGCGCGGACGCGCCGCCGATCCGCGGGCAGGCGAATTGCGCTGGGGGATAGCGGGAATGTGCGCGGCTGTGCTGTTGCTGGTCGCGATCGGCGCGGTCTACGTCACCGGAACATCCACGGAGCACACCTATTCCGCCGAGATGAGCCAGGCGGGTTCGGTCCGCACCGGCGACGACGTGCGGCTGGCGGGGATCCCCGTCGGGAAGGTGACCGCGCTGACCCTGCTGCCCGACCGGGTCAGGATGGAGTTCACCGTCGCCGACGACGCGTTCCTCGGTGATCAGACCACCCTCGACATACGGATGCTCACGTTCGTGGGTGGTTACTACGTGGCCGTCCTGCCCGCCGGCACGAAACCCCTGGGCACCACGGTGATCCCGATGGAGCGAGTGATCGTGCCCTACAACCTGACCAAGGCGTTCCAGGACGCGGTGGAGCCGGTCCGCCGGATCGACGGCACTGTGTTCCGGCAGGACCTCGCCGCCCTGTCCACCGCGATCGACAAGAGTCCGGAGGCCGTGCGGTCGACGGTTCGCGCCGCCGGCGACGTGGTCGCGATCCTGGACGAGCAGAACGCGGACATCTCCCGTGCGCTGTCCATCGCCGACGAGTACCTGACCGCGCTCGACGCGAACGTCGACGTGCTGGCGGACCTGATCATCACGCTCGGCACGCTCGAACAGATCATCCAGACCAACAAGGTGCAGGTCGCCGAGTCCCTGTACGACCTGGCGGTGATCCTGCAAGACCTCACACCGCTCGGCCGGGCGTGGGACGCCTCGATCAAGGAGCGCGCCCAGCCGCTCGCCGATACCATCCCCGCGCTCGAGGAGCTCGGTGGGCGTCTCGGCACGCTGCTGGATTCCGTGCGTGCTCTCCAGCAGCGACTGCTTCCGTTGATGCAGGCGGGCGGTGGGGTGGGTATCGACCAGTCCGGGGCGACGATCCAGCTCCCCGCCGTGTGCGTGCCACTGCCGGGAGGTGGTTGTTGA
- a CDS encoding ABC transporter permease, translating into MARVDDEVAPVNGGATGASDTEVQDGGQAGAGQIIRRNFSDTVLSSVATLGRALRIGATASYIGTADAFRGRFQVHETLTQAWFLIRVTAIPSILMAIPFGVIVSAQVGNIVSELGADSMIGAAGGLGVIKQGAPMATAMLLGGAGAAAIAADLGARTVREEVDALRVMGIDPVQRLVVPRIAAMMLVAPLLNILIIFIGVGSGFLVAVSALNVTPGSYWQSFGAFTTSIDVWVSLVKSLMFGFLVVVIACQRGLEAKGGPRGVADGVNAAVVMSIAAAVVLNTVITQVVTMFFPVRMA; encoded by the coding sequence ATGGCACGGGTAGACGACGAAGTTGCACCGGTCAACGGTGGTGCGACGGGCGCGAGCGACACAGAGGTGCAGGACGGGGGACAGGCCGGTGCCGGGCAGATCATTCGCCGAAACTTCTCCGACACTGTCCTTTCGAGTGTCGCGACTCTGGGCCGCGCATTGCGAATCGGCGCGACAGCGAGCTACATCGGTACGGCCGACGCCTTTCGCGGGCGATTCCAGGTACACGAAACACTCACGCAAGCCTGGTTCTTGATCAGGGTCACCGCGATACCGAGCATTTTGATGGCTATTCCGTTCGGCGTCATCGTTTCCGCGCAAGTCGGCAATATCGTGTCCGAACTCGGCGCCGACTCCATGATCGGTGCGGCGGGCGGACTCGGCGTCATCAAACAGGGCGCCCCGATGGCCACCGCGATGCTGCTCGGCGGGGCGGGCGCCGCCGCCATCGCGGCCGACCTGGGCGCGCGGACCGTGCGCGAGGAGGTCGACGCACTGCGGGTGATGGGCATCGACCCGGTGCAACGCCTGGTCGTGCCGCGCATCGCGGCCATGATGCTGGTCGCGCCGCTGCTCAACATCCTGATCATCTTCATCGGCGTCGGCTCGGGCTTCCTGGTCGCGGTGTCGGCGTTGAACGTCACCCCGGGCAGCTACTGGCAGTCCTTCGGGGCCTTCACCACCTCGATCGATGTGTGGGTGTCACTGGTCAAGTCGCTGATGTTCGGCTTCCTGGTCGTCGTCATCGCCTGTCAACGCGGGTTGGAAGCCAAGGGCGGACCGCGCGGTGTCGCCGACGGCGTCAATGCGGCCGTGGTGATGTCGATCGCCGCGGCCGTCGTCCTGAACACCGTGATCACCCAGGTCGTCACCATGTTCTTCCCGGTGAGGATGGCCTGA
- a CDS encoding cytochrome P450: protein MTSATVEPVTFDPYDYGFHEDPYPTYHRLRTEAPLYHNPELGFWALSRHSDVLAAFRDSNRLSSANGVSLDPAAWGPHAHRVMSFLAMDDPRHMRMRKLVFKGFTPKRVAEMEVRIREITLEHLEPALTRGSFDWIDEVAGKLPMDVISELMGVPEPDRAEIRRLADLVVHREEGVLDVPADAIDASIRLFGYYTDMVAQRRVARADDLTSALLDAEIEGDTLTDEEIIGFLFLMVVAGNETTTKLLGNALYWAGANPAEYAKVVAEPELVSDWVEETLRYDTSSQIVARTAAVDLDYHGGTIPAGAKVLLLIGSANRDPAAFDDGDSYIIDRSSSSSLASFGAGVHFCLGAHLARLEATIVLREFASRVSAFDVDADGISRVHSTNVRGFAKLPITVEVS from the coding sequence ATGACCAGCGCCACAGTGGAGCCCGTGACTTTCGACCCGTACGACTACGGATTCCACGAGGACCCATACCCGACTTACCACCGATTGCGCACCGAGGCGCCGCTTTACCACAATCCGGAGCTCGGTTTCTGGGCACTGTCCCGGCATTCCGATGTACTCGCCGCATTTCGGGACAGCAATCGGCTTTCGAGCGCCAATGGCGTCTCCCTCGATCCGGCGGCCTGGGGCCCGCACGCGCATCGGGTGATGTCGTTCCTGGCAATGGACGATCCACGGCATATGCGGATGCGCAAGCTCGTTTTCAAGGGCTTCACGCCGAAACGTGTCGCCGAGATGGAAGTTCGGATCCGGGAGATCACCCTGGAGCATCTGGAGCCGGCGCTCACGCGCGGCAGCTTCGACTGGATCGACGAGGTCGCGGGCAAGCTGCCGATGGACGTCATCTCCGAACTGATGGGCGTTCCCGAGCCCGATCGCGCCGAGATCCGCCGCTTGGCCGACCTGGTGGTACACCGTGAAGAGGGCGTGCTCGATGTGCCCGCCGACGCGATCGACGCCTCGATTCGACTGTTCGGCTACTACACCGACATGGTCGCCCAGCGCCGCGTCGCGCGCGCCGACGATCTCACCTCGGCACTGCTCGACGCCGAGATCGAAGGCGACACCCTCACCGACGAGGAGATCATCGGCTTCCTGTTCCTGATGGTCGTCGCCGGAAACGAGACCACCACGAAGCTTCTGGGCAATGCGCTCTATTGGGCGGGCGCCAACCCCGCGGAGTACGCCAAGGTCGTCGCCGAGCCGGAACTGGTCAGCGACTGGGTGGAGGAGACGCTGCGCTACGACACCTCCAGCCAGATCGTGGCCCGCACCGCGGCGGTCGACCTCGACTACCACGGCGGCACCATCCCCGCGGGCGCGAAGGTGCTGTTGCTGATCGGCTCGGCCAACCGCGATCCGGCCGCCTTCGACGACGGCGACAGCTACATCATCGACCGCAGCAGCAGCTCCTCGCTCGCCAGTTTCGGTGCGGGCGTGCACTTCTGCCTCGGCGCGCATCTGGCCCGGCTGGAAGCCACCATCGTGCTCCGCGAATTCGCTTCGCGGGTATCGGCTTTCGACGTGGACGCCGACGGCATCTCCCGCGTGCACTCCACCAACGTCCGTGGCTTCGCCAAACTCCCCATCACAGTAGAGGTCAGCTAG
- a CDS encoding ABC transporter permease, which yields MSAPYYPSALRWVGWLRRRGLRPFGPIESIGFVLGFCWQVLSSLPYTLVHYRRQTITMVTDMTWGRGSVIIGGGVVPLMLLLGAAMGASIGIEAFSALDLLSLGQLSGLISAFGVTRELAPIAAGIGFAAQAGCRMTAEIGSMRISEEIDALESLGIRSVPFVVTTRVIAGIFAVAPAFVVALILSYFSCAFIVTTIHGTPSGTYNHYFEQFVVGWDVFAATVKVMVFAVAVVLIHCYQGYFATGGPEGVGIGSGRAIRASLVAIIALDMVATIALWGFQSPVTFTG from the coding sequence ATGAGTGCTCCCTACTATCCGTCGGCGCTGCGCTGGGTCGGATGGCTGCGCCGCCGTGGTCTTCGCCCGTTCGGCCCGATCGAGTCGATCGGGTTCGTGCTCGGCTTCTGCTGGCAGGTGCTGTCGTCGTTGCCCTACACCCTGGTGCACTACCGGCGGCAGACGATCACGATGGTCACGGACATGACCTGGGGTCGCGGTTCGGTGATCATCGGCGGCGGCGTGGTGCCGCTGATGCTGTTGCTCGGCGCGGCCATGGGCGCCTCCATCGGCATCGAGGCGTTCAGTGCGCTCGACCTGTTGTCACTGGGGCAGCTCAGCGGTCTCATCTCGGCCTTCGGGGTGACCCGTGAGCTCGCGCCGATCGCGGCGGGAATCGGATTCGCGGCGCAAGCCGGGTGCCGAATGACCGCCGAGATCGGCTCCATGCGCATCTCCGAGGAGATCGACGCACTCGAATCGCTGGGCATCCGGTCGGTGCCTTTCGTGGTGACGACCCGGGTCATCGCCGGGATCTTCGCGGTGGCACCGGCATTCGTGGTCGCGTTGATCCTGAGCTACTTCTCCTGCGCCTTCATCGTCACGACCATTCACGGGACACCGTCCGGGACCTACAACCACTACTTCGAGCAGTTCGTCGTCGGCTGGGACGTCTTCGCCGCGACCGTCAAAGTAATGGTGTTCGCGGTCGCTGTCGTGCTGATCCATTGCTATCAGGGCTATTTCGCCACGGGCGGTCCCGAGGGCGTCGGTATCGGTTCCGGGCGCGCCATTCGGGCGAGCCTGGTGGCGATCATCGCACTCGACATGGTCGCCACCATCGCACTGTGGGGATTCCAGTCCCCCGTCACGTTCACCGGGTGA